ACCTCTATTTAGATACCATGTATAATCATCACTTGCTTTAAAAACTTAAGCTTAAGCTTATAGGTATCCCAAATAAACACAATAcaatcattaatttatttttaaaaaaaaaataaaaagggcaaaGCTTCCTACTCATATTTCTTGACAAAGTCATGGAGTAGATTGCCAAATTATGTGGTTTGTAGTAGGCTGATAAATTGATTGAAAAGTTTCAAAAGTCATGACTTGTAGTAAGAGCATTTCAAGAGACTGTTTCGACACTTTTGTTGGAGACTTCTACTTCTACTAactttatgtttatgtttttcttgAACAAAACATGTTGATGGCTAGAGTCAGAAATTCGTAATCCTTATAGACACGTAACAAGATAGCTAGAATCGGAAAGTTCTAATCTTTGGCAGCGTCCAAGGGACAAACACAATGGCATCCATGTGTGGCTTGATACACGTCGATGGATGGGAACGGTGTGGTGTGATCATGAAGATCTGAGGTCAAGAAATCCACAAGAACTACAAGGGTAGACATTAGAGGTGTGATTTCGGTACGATATATTGAGATCTAACGTGATTTAGGAGGCTTGTAACACCTACACACTGATTCGATGTGGTTACTAAAGTGGTAGATCAAGACATGTTTAACctagaagaaaggaaaaacaaagagaCAAAAACGTGATCAAGACATCTTCAATTGGTATGTCCTTCTTTTGTGGTAACAAAGAAGAGGGTGAGGTGGTGGATTCTAACTCCATGGAAGAGTCATCTTTttgtagaaaagaaaaagataagaaaaagagGCCAAGGTCATGGATCTAATTACCAATTTGGTAATACCAAAGATGAAGTCATGGATCTAATCGTCACGAATGACGCACATGTGTGGATGGATTAAAAAGGAGAAGGGGAGTGAGAGAAGAAAATAGGAGTTTTAGAGAAAAATGGgagaaattattttagagatatAGGTCAAGTGTTTTATGTGGAAAGGATTTTGTACATATGGAAAGGTCCAACGAAAAATAAGATCCTCTTCTTCATTATTCAAATACCTATGAATACGACCCTCTAGAATTGTGTCTAAGGAAAACAGATAGAATAATCTTTAAAATTGACATACCAAGATCGATGTCTCTCACCCATTGACCCTGCTTGACTCTCTAAACTATTTCCTTTTGTCTTTCCTGTTCCCCAAATCCATGCTCTATTTTAATCGCATGTTTCCACAAAATGCTAAACCCAATGGTCAATTCGTCGCTTGTATGGCTGACTGTTTTAAGGAGGTTTGTCTCTTAGAGCCCGCCCCTCCACTCGTCTTGGATATGTGCACCAAAGGTGTTTAGTTTAGTAGGATCCAAAAAGTATCTTAAATTCAGGTGAAAGAGATCAGACCTATAAAGTAAATATCAAAATCTTTGTTATTGTCACATAGATATTTTAAACagcatgaaatatttaataaatattataaatccgCTCTCTCTCTTAAACAGATAATATAGTCGTTAGTTTCACCTCCACTTTTCATCGCAGAAaacaacagataataaattGTCTACATTGATGTGCGCGCGcacgcacatatatatatatatatatatcttctatatataaaaagtgtgtatgaaacggaaaatcttgttttaacggtttttcttgtttttccgttaaagttaacaccatttattttaacggtttggcacataaaatgaagacataaatattgagagagatagcattcaatgttgttatatgatttattaatctcaataattataatacttaatagtttatataataataagtaattaaagattagttattatatttttctctttctccttaacatatacacgtgtattaggtgcataagacgtgtatctctaagtataatatacgtgtattatacgtttcattaactcagattattgagtattccaaatttaaaaatctcatataatatataatataagtgcgtttaatcaaagtatttttttttccccatggtagtaggacgtagcttccgctaattcatattccatacgtgggcttgctatgataggcacgtgacaaaggccgtgatccttgagctaatcaagaaagagtaaattcggccaacaatttcaaaatatattttatgatttatatatatgctatatctagaaaatattataccacaaattttataaaaagattatgtttaactttatgttgtccctgatcgactcaaccaacagcaaaataagaatttcaatgttgtctctattgattgtctacaggatgacataaattgatgaattataatacaaacatcaaacaaaacatattttgaactaccgtttatgttagacttttattaaatttttcgtatacatctttgctaaaattatagatgttataaacatgtattggattatatgatactttgaactaattttttttattttctccaatatgccttaaattattaagtgacatcaataatttttataaaatatatattattttttacaaataattatttcataaaattagataaacgtgctttgcacgttactctcacctagtatatatatatatatgtatatagtatatgtatatgaGTTTGATATATAAAGTCACTTTTGTATAGTCTTTCTGCACTCCATTTATATGATTGATACAACGAATTATATTAGTAGAATGTACAAAAAGTACGTAAAAAGtaattacacataaaatttttgtacgTATATATATGCCCAAGTTGGTACTTGGCTTTGACCACTGATGAATGGTTGCAAGCGGGCACACACGAGTCATTGGCTTTCCACAACAGACAATTCATGTGTACCAAAACATAATCAGCACCGTTGCATGCGAAGATGGAGATATAAACCTTCATCCTGTTCCTTGTGGGCCGTTCGACTAGGAATAGCATGCATCGTTCTTGTGCTCCACATGAAAATATAAGCTGAAAACGTGTGCAAGGGTATTATATATAGATTCCCTATAATTTGTATTCGAACTCTAAGATTTACAGAGAGAAAGATAGACACTTAAAATAAATACCATAATAATTATAGAGTACTTAgtgttatgaaaattttatatatactgTTATAAATGTTCTGAAATCTATCAAAGTCGATCAAACCAATAATCTTGTGTGGCATTAAGTGAAGGaggttataaattataatgcaaAGCTAAGGCCTATATTGTGTGGATGATGTATGAAGAGGTTAATGAAtatgattcttcttcttcttttctttttctttcttttcttttttttttttttttttttttttttttttttaatattggagATTTGGGGAGGGAGATTgggggtttgggtgttgaggagagttgtaaatagtagtaaaaaaatatgtgaaaagtaataataaataattaataataataaaaagtaaggaatagtagtaaaagtagataaaaagtaataataaagtaatgaataatagtaagaaGTGTTAAAGAtacctcaacacccaaacacaatAGGCACATCTAAACCACATGCTTTTGACGGTTTGATAAAATCACATTGAGTAGCAACTCCCACgttgattttttattagttgGAGTTGGATCTATCATGTTTCTAatgattttcaatatataataacCTTGACTAATctttgtttaagtccatatataCTTGATTTTGCTCCAACTTTTATATCATTCAATAATATGAGAAAAAAGTGGCAATAGTTCGACTAGAAAAAATATTAGTGATTTATGCATTATAGAGCACAAGTTTCGCGCACTCCTTcagagaaaaataagaaaaatgtggGACACACAAACTAACTTCTTCATGATGAATccaattttatacaaaatagaATGAGAGAGAAGTGCACACCCTAAAACCGTATCTGGcattattaaaaacaaatacaaccttatgttaagaaagaaaacatcgAATTAACAGCAAGTTCAATACAAgttgaaatgaagaaaaaaaattgataccaTTCAATTAGCAGACCAAATTAACAGCAGCTTCAAAATTGTGATACATCAGACAGCAGGTCGTTTGAGGGGCAGTTTATAAACTACATTCCATATTTTTTAGTGTATGTATTACATGCTTTCTTAAAACTAATTCATCTTACTGATTAGTTCATTGATTTGATCCTCACGATTCCCAGTGTCTCCCCCTTGCTTGTACAACATTTTGCTTCCTAGCAAGCCTTCTGGCTTCTTGAGTTTAAAGGGATATAAAAATTTAGTAACCTCCTTGAAATGTGGACCAACATTTGCGATCTCGTGCACAATATCTTCGATGCATATGATGCCAAACTTCCCTAATGCCTGCAGCAAAAGACAGGCAGAAAGAGGATTAGAAACTTTAGGCCAAAAAGATGTTTAAACTCCAGGATTCAACTCTATACCTGTTCAATGATGTTATTGTCTGTGAGGGGAACCCGCTGCTTGTCTATCTTTGCATAACCCTTCTTGTAAATCAGCTCCTTAATGCTCTTTAGATTTGGGTATCTTCACAAACAAGCAAATCTCGTTAGAATAACAAAACACTATAAGGGGCACATCAAGTAAGGGCATCATAAGAATAATCTTcctcatttgaatttcaaaatgcAAGGAAATTCACGTATCAAGggaaaaaatcaacttaaaagaGCCTGATACTCAGATTTCTGTGGCTTGTTAGCATGCCTGATCCAAGAAGGTGGTCAcatagatctttttttttttgataagtaggtgGTCACATAGATCTTAAATAAGTAAAGTAGAAACCCCCAAGGCAATGTTGATGATCTGatccaaaattataaatataaatttgtcGATGCTATCTGGAAAAGAATTAGTTACTGCAGGAAGAGCATTATGAAATAATAGTCTATAGAAAGAACCCAAAAGACAGAAAAACAAGTAAACAACAGGAACACAAAGCTACTTACTCCTAGTCCTTAATGTAAAGCTAAAAGCtttatttgaattattgttCAAGTTCCCTCTAGATATTGACATTTATCCTACAGCTTGTTCAGTACATCATTTGTATTGTATCAGAATTAGAAAAACAAGGTTGTGTATCCTACCCATATGTGACGTATGGCTCCACTCTTTGCAGCTTTTCCATAATCCCTTCATTTACCTTCACAAATATACCACTGAATGTTGACCTCAAGCTCATGTTGTACAAGACCTTCCTCGTTTTTTGATGGATTTCTCTTTTCCTGGGACACAGAAGGAGATATCAGGAAAAAAAAGGTACATAGACCACGAAAAATCACCACAAAACATCAGAATCCCACCCATGTATGCGAATGACAAAAAGCAGTTTCGATTTTGTTGGCGCTGATGTCGGTTGTTTCCTCTTTACCCTATGTTTCATCTTAATGAGGTCCAACTCCTGCATGAAAACAAAAGATAAGACTTATTCAACAGTTTTCAAATATGAACTGTGTCGAACTTTTGACAGGCAACTAGGCAAgtgaatatattattaaattgcagAAAATGCAAGAACAGCCATCTTGCAAAACATTGGCCTAGGAGACATTAAGCTTAAAATAAAACTCACATGACTACCTTTCCAATCCTATAAACTGGACACCTGGATGAGCAAACACATTTTAATGAATATTGCACGCTTCTCACTTAGTTATCATAGAAAACTCCATCACACCTACTATCAGGATATTGCACAATAGGCCTGTCTAATATACCAAACTTTGGCAGGAAAGTGCAGGAAAAGCACCTATATAGTTATTCAGACATGGTAGATCtttaaaaacttaattattCCTGAGGGTGTGAACTTCACAACTTCAACAATCAGGACACGTTTCCATTTCCTGATACAACATAACTAAATTTTCTTGATCGGTTACAAAACTAAATGGACACTGTCTGAGTCCATTTAACATAGTTTTATATTCTATTATCCTTCCTAACATTTCACTCATCTAACAACATAGTTTTAGATGCTAAAGTCCTCCTGATATTTTAGCCATGGAGCATTTCCAACTAATCACTCACACCATACCCTCAATTActacttttctaaattttgtaTATACTGCCTAACCCAAAAACTCATGCctcaaataaatgaaacaacgGTTTTCACTCCTCCAAAGAACACTAGAAAGAGAACTTCAAATTCCCCTATTCCAACTTTTCTAAAATGTCAATCTCCTAAACAAATAGTCTACAAATAGAAACAGTCCCAGCTATCTCAACCCCGTGATGGGTACATAATAATGGCCACCATCAAAATAATGCCCAATGCTAAAACTTCTGCATTCTGGCGTATGGAACAAGAAGTTATATCAACCAACAAAAAACATGGAAATACATTCTACAAATTCCAACTGCTAAAAAGCAAATAAAGAAACATTACATCAGTGTCATAAAAAAAACAGTACAACCTTAAACCTCGtgataaagtaaaataaagcaCACGCACGCAAACTGAGATACAGGGTTCGCGTACATATATAGatagaaacagttaccctaGCGCGGTACTCTTTGATGAAGTCCTCGGGCATTCTGATGAAGTCATGCTTGGCTTTCTTCCTAATCAAAGAGTTTCTCTCTTCATACTGGGCTTTCCTCTTGAGTGCCCATTCTTCAttgctctttcttttcttcaatattatctCCGGTATGTAAGTGAACGGCTTCGGCTCCTCTTCTGCCATCGTCTTTCTTTTCCTGCCCTGTATGCAATTTATTTAAAGCTGTTCAATTCTTCTCTGCTtagtttttctaaactttcttgATAACCAAACGAAAAACAACCCTAAATTGAAATCCCATATAAGCTGTTCAATGCACCACTATAACACCCCTTCTCTATGGTCACCATGCACCTAGCATTCAAAACGCCAGTTAGCAATCTGATTCGTTTATTGATATAGAAGCATAATTGAGAACCTTCAAAATGGGGATGAAAGCTCATTGGGTGTCTGAAAAAAACAGAGGAAGGACCACTTTCAGCCCATCCAAGATATCCTGAGAAGCTACCTACGACTGTATTTGCCTTCTAAAGGACCAAAAGCTAAATGGAAAATTGGAATTTCCTTGAAGCCCttctcaaaatataaaaaaaaaccgCCACTACCATGAGTTCTTAACTATCTGCATTCAGACCTTCCATAAACGATTAAAAGAATATGGAAACAGCATGAGTCTCGATAACTCTCCAATGAGTAAAGCTGTGCCAAAGCATCAAACATAGTTCAATCACCAAACGGAAAACAGAGTGGGAGAAAGATAGAAGATGCTTACCGGCGTGCAGCAGACCAACGGAAAACAGAGGGCAGACGGCGTGGGTGGCGGcgggaaaaaatttacagagaAGAGAAAGTGGGTATCTGGAGGTTGGGGGGACGACGCGCTGGAGACAGGGCATACGGAAGAGATAAAAGGGTTTGGTGCGTCGTTTAGAACGTCGTCGTTTTGGTCCTCTTCCAGTGAAAAATGCTACGTACCTCGCCCACACCACACCCCAtcatataatttgttattttttttttattttatttaaatgtatatatttacacatgtaatatgtatatttaaatataacggtaaaaatgacaaatctaCGTAGATATATGAGGGTTTGGCTTGCATCTGTGTCAAAATAACAGGACATTTCCTATTAAACAATTAATGATTATTTGTTACTAACCAGCtatttaataacttttatttcttatatgtccaacatatataatcatttttaaatatttattcattaaatataaaggTTTGGCttgcatatttatttattaaatattcattaaacatatttatttattaaatatacagGAGGCAAGCCAGAcctaaatataataacttgtaacaaatatatttatatcttttacttttataatatttatatattttgattttataatatttataataaataatatattatataccaaCACGTAATAAATAACCTAACAAATGCAAGtgctttaaattttattttaagaaaattttgacAAAACATTTATacgagtaatgttaaatatattttagagtctataaatttcatgtattttttttttaaaatgagttttaaaattaaaaatataattttttaaataaatctcaaatgagaataatataatttgttttcaCACGtcccaaaattaaaattataaatattatttttaaagttagaGGGGGATAAAATATGTTGGGTACTTCATATATGAAAGTTATTAAGTGACAATATGAAAGATTTTGAGTGGACCGAAATGAGCACAAGTGTATatggagagagaagaaaataagaaagaatttGAACGGTTAGGATTGCTTGTTAGTAGCCAATCATGGCCATTAATTCTTTAGCAGGAGATTTCCTGTTATTTTGGCACAGGAGGCAAGCCAAACCCGATATATGATATAGGATATGATAGGTAGAGTTTTTCCTTAGGTCCAAattggttacacaaaattaaaaatctaatctcatctcatctcaattcattattataatttttttcaaatctctatacaaaatataataaataatttaactttttcaaatttcaatacaaaattaatattaaaaaaattatattataataatattttattcattactatttaaaatatttcatctcatatgtGTAACCAAACTGGACTGGCCCTATTTGGTTACCAAATCCTCTttaactcaattcatctcatcattacacatttttcaaatctccatacactttttcaaatttctatacaaaatataataaaaaaaatttcacattttcaaatcccaacacactcataatatttaaaactaacattctaacaatattttatttttaactcaactcatctcaattcaactcaacctAACATCAAAACCCAACATAATGTTTGGATTCCGAAATCAACCATTTTCCCTACAAacctttaatttaaattatttttaacccTTTATGAAAATGTTTCATCTTCACTTTCAGGGATGATTCTAGTTTTGATTTGAGCCAAATTTGTTGCTAGATTTTTACtttatattatgtaattttttatgcaataattggaatttttACCTTTGAAgacaaatttctcataattttggATTTCCATAATTCTATAAGTCCGGCTTGTAAATTTCATGGCTTAGTttgaattttatcaataaaatttactctcaatattttttttttctctattatgcATCTTTTCTCAATCACAATATCTAGTTTCTGTTAATTAACAATTGTCAGAatcattctaattttttctGACGTCATCATCACAATTCATAAATTTTTCAGGGAAATATCCTACCCctgtatatatatttctcattgAAATTATACAATTGTTTgtaacgattttttttttttctattgaaaATGTAATTACTTTTGTGACCATGtggaattaataagaaatactCATAATAAGCAACCAAATTATCATCATTTCATTACTCGTTTTCTTTATAATTTGCAacaaatttatttgttaaaattaaAAGGACAAATCGTTGGGATACTTATTTGATACTGTGTATTCTTATTTGCAACCAAATTATGGCCGTTGGGAATGTGTATTGCAACAACCATCTTCATtggaattattaaaaatatcattggGAAATCTATTTTAGTGCTGGCCAGTTAGGGCTGGGCAAAAACTCCTTTAATTTCGACTCCGTCTAACGCTTGCTTTGACTTTTTCGAAGTTGGAAAAACAGGATTTCGAAGTCGGAATTTATTTTGAATGTCATGCAGAAGTGGAAGAAGTAGTACTATGCACTGTAAGTCTTAGCCTATTGCGAGGTTTCCTCATACAGCCTTGAGGCTCGTCAGCAGTGTACTCCTTTCCGCCGTTCGTCACTTTGAGACTCCAACTTCAAGCATGGTTTGATCATCAATCAATTTGATATTGGTAGTTGTTAACTTGTTGTCCGTTGTGGGCCTTAAATTGGATTGGATTATTTGTGGAGTTTGAGTATAATTGGTGTATCTTTATCTGATGAGTGATGTGCATTGACATCTATTATACTATTGCATGCATTTTCACGTCTCATGGTTGAAAAGTGAATTTTCGTGTTGAGAAAGGCCTTTGGGTCCATGCGTATCACGACCTCAAGTAAGGCATTATCTTGGTGAATCTCCTCTGTTTATTtaggagcgtaataaactgaatGACATCATTTGGATTGTCGTTAGGCAACAACGGAATCGGATAAGATGGTAACAATCTCGTGCCGACTCTATGGCCCCTCTGCTGGtgggggttagaggatgcttggtcacGAACGCGTTGAGCGCAGAATTGGGCATCACTTGTTACAAAATCACACACATGTCCTTACCCATGGTGTGTCGAAGGGAGTCAGAATGTGCAGATaatccctaagggagatcataGTGCAAGTGGAATAAATTGATACATTGGGTTATTTTCTAGAAAAGGGACGGATGTTGATAAATGAAtatgtgggtcattttctgagaaaataatGGATTTATGTTTGgacaattttatgaaaaaatggcAGATAGTATTTAATCGATGtattttgggccaaataagatttttggcgtgagttgaaAATATGTTCATTTTCAtcgaaaatgatggttttgatCTCATGCATTTttcatcatgtgcatgcatacatatcggttgtttaaatatgtttttctctcatggattgtttggttggttacttaTTGAGACTCATAATTTCACGTAGTATTCTTACCTTACTGTTTCGTTTTATGGAATCATAAATTTTAATGCAGGGAATGATATTGAGCTCAAGGGATTGGCTTTGCCGAATGAATGACTTGTGGTTGCTTTTTGACATGGCATTTGTTTCCCTTTTCAACTATGTATTTTGgcttgtaaattatttttatggataactgtataaccctttttaaaatcatttattttggtagttttgtatttaaaattatagtACTTAGTtaactatcttttatttatctgCTACGATTTTTACTGTATATTTTTTGCATATATACACATTTAGCACTTATTATTTAGGGCACGTGACAcctattgtcatcatcccaataTCACGCTTCTCGCATTTTCATACGTGAGATTCGACGAAGCCACAGAAACCAAACTAAACTGACCAGTTTTCAATCCTAACTCAAATGATTTGGTAAAAGACTGAACCGTAAAGAATAGGCCTAACATGAGAGGTATTGATACTACACAATataatgtaatttatttatggCAAATCACAATTTGATATACATTTGAGAGAAAAGGGTACGTCCTCTTTTCTCAATTTGATATACCATCTTCATTTAATGAGATcctgaaatattttataataatagttaACGGAAATTACTCTAAA
This is a stretch of genomic DNA from Carya illinoinensis cultivar Pawnee chromosome 15, C.illinoinensisPawnee_v1, whole genome shotgun sequence. It encodes these proteins:
- the LOC122295470 gene encoding 60S ribosomal protein L7-1-like, with protein sequence MAEEEPKPFTYIPEIILKKRKSNEEWALKRKAQYEERNSLIRKKAKHDFIRMPEDFIKEYRARELDLIKMKHRVKRKQPTSAPTKSKLLFVIRIHGKREIHQKTRKVLYNMSLRSTFSGIFVKVNEGIMEKLQRVEPYVTYGYPNLKSIKELIYKKGYAKIDKQRVPLTDNNIIEQALGKFGIICIEDIVHEIANVGPHFKEVTKFLYPFKLKKPEGLLGSKMLYKQGGDTGNREDQINELISKMN